The sequence CGTTCGAGTTGATCGCCGTCATCCGGGTAATCGGGAGGCCAGGCGGCGTGGGCGACGAAGAAGTCGCCGGCGTCGACCATGCCGGGCAGCGAGCGGAAAAAGTCACGGTGCCGTTGCGGGATGGCCTCGCGCACGCTGTCGAGCCAGCGGCCGTCGCCGTCGCCCGTGAAGCCGTAGCTCTCGAGCGTCTCGGGCAGGCCTTCGCTCCAGAACATGCGGGCGGCCTCGTCGCAGATGCCCTCGTCGACGGTTCCGCCGAGGTTCGGACCGCTGGCGAAGGACTCGCCGCTGAGGATCATGTCGAAGATGTCGTCGTGATTGCCACGCGTGCAGGTGGCTTTGCCGGCCTCGGCGAGGTCGATGAGTCGGTCGACCACGCCGCGTGTGTCGGGACCGCGATCGCAGTAGTCGCCCGTGAAGTAGAAGCTGGCGTCGGCGTCACGGTTTTGGATCGTGCGCACGAGGACGTCCAGCGGTCCGCTCATGCCGTGGATGTCGCCGACGACCCATCGCAAGTCGCACGCTACGCGGGCCGAGATGAGGCCAACAATGCTGCGTGAGCGACTCGACCGATGACGTGATGGAAACGCCCGCCGGCTGGACCCGCAACGGACCGACGCTTGTGCGGACGTTCAAGTTCAAAGACTTCACGCGGACGATGAGCTTCGTCAACGCGGTCGCCCACGTCGCCAACGCGGCCGATCACCATCCGGACCTGCTCGTCAGCTACGGCAAGTGCGAGGTGACGCTGAGCACCCACGACGCGGGAACGGTGACGCCCAAGGACGTCGTGCTGGCAATGAGCATCTCGAAGCTGCCCGAGTTTTAGAGCGGCCCGCGTCGTAGAATCGACGTCGTGGACTTCCTCAAAGGCATCGGCGGCAAGATCGCGGGCGGCGTGGTGGCGCTCCTGGTGATCGTCGCGGCCATCGCCTTCTGGCAGGCCGGGCCGGAGGGACGCGATGCCTTCTTCGACAACGGCGGAAAGATCCTCGCGTGGAGCCTCGTCACGCTGCTGGCCCCGTGGGCGTTGTTTTTTGTGGTCGTGTGGGTGGCGAGGCAGGACTCGAACGGAGCGGGCGTCGCACTGGTCGGCGGTTTGACGGGGCTGGAACTTTTGGGCCTGTGGTGGATGTTCGATTTCGAGGTCGGCGGCGGTGTCGCCATCGGCTTCTTCGCTGTCGCGGCCCTGTTCGCGGCGGCCTACAACGCGCTCGCGTGCGACTTCGTGGCAGATCGCCTTGTCGGATAAATCGACCGATCACAAAAGGCCTGCCCGACGTACCACCAGGTGCGGACACGACGAAGAATGTGGCAGATTCTGACACACTTTCGTCTGTCGCCCACCGGCGTCGCGCTGTACGCTGGTGGGGTCCGGGAGATCGCTCTTGGGCCATGACACGAGACCCGCCCGCATGACGCACGCGGAGGCCTAGATGCCCGAAGATTCACGAACGAGTCGAGGCCAGCAACCGGCGACCGGTACACCCGTGGCCGAAGGGCATCGTGTGGCCGAATGGGTGCTTGACCGCATGCTCGGCCACGGCACGTTCGGCGACGTCTGGCTTGCCCACCATCACATCTGGGCCGACCAGCAGGCCGCCGTGAAGCTGCCGCGTGATCCGGCCTACGTGCGGGCGCTGCGTCGTGAGGGCGTCAATGCCCACCGGCTGGACCATCCGAACATCGTCAAGGCCCTCGGCATCGACCCGTATGCGGAGCAGCCGTACCTCATCATGGAGTACGTGCCCGGCACCACGCTGCGGGACGTCATGAAAGACGGCAGGCTCAGCGTGGCTGACGCGACCAGCGTCCTGCAGCAAGTCCTGTCGGCCCTCGGGCACGCACACGAGCGCGGCATCGTCCACCGCGACGTGAAGCCCGAAAACGTGCTCATCCACGAGGCCGCCTTGGCCGGCGGGGCGAGCGGCGGGCTGTCAATGCCCGGGCTGGTCAAGCTCACCGACTTCGGCCTAGGTCAGGCAGAACTCCAGGCACGCGACGCCGCGACCAACAGCATCGTCTTCTCGACCGACGCACAGCAGTCGCCAAGCCTCGCCGGCAGCCTCGACTACATCGCGCCCGAAGTGAAAGCCGGCAAGCTCGCCGACGGACGGGCGGACCTCTACGCGTGCGGCGTCATGCTCTTCGAGATGCTCGTCGGCGAGCGTCCGGCGGGAACCGATGTGCCCTCCGACGTCCGCGGCGACGTGCCGGCCTGGGTCGACGACGCGTTCCGCCAGAGCTACGCCCGCCTCGATCGCCGCTTCGCCGACGCTGCCGCCTTCGCCGCGGCCCTTGGCGAGCGAGCGGCCCCGACCGACCGGGCCGTGCCGGTCGAAACGAAGCAGGGCGAGTGGACGATCCGCAACGTCGATGCCGAGCGGCGACGCTCGCTGGGCGACGGGCACGCGTGCGGTGCGTGCGGTGCCCGCGTCGACGCTGACGACCAGTTCTGCATG comes from Planctomycetota bacterium and encodes:
- a CDS encoding serine/threonine-protein kinase codes for the protein MAEGHRVAEWVLDRMLGHGTFGDVWLAHHHIWADQQAAVKLPRDPAYVRALRREGVNAHRLDHPNIVKALGIDPYAEQPYLIMEYVPGTTLRDVMKDGRLSVADATSVLQQVLSALGHAHERGIVHRDVKPENVLIHEAALAGGASGGLSMPGLVKLTDFGLGQAELQARDAATNSIVFSTDAQQSPSLAGSLDYIAPEVKAGKLADGRADLYACGVMLFEMLVGERPAGTDVPSDVRGDVPAWVDDAFRQSYARLDRRFADAAAFAAALGERAAPTDRAVPVETKQGEWTIRNVDAERRRSLGDGHACGACGARVDADDQFCMSCGRQLVDNVRRCGRCGSFPARDDAYCMFCGSSLSPAG
- a CDS encoding 4a-hydroxytetrahydrobiopterin dehydratase, whose amino-acid sequence is MSDSTDDVMETPAGWTRNGPTLVRTFKFKDFTRTMSFVNAVAHVANAADHHPDLLVSYGKCEVTLSTHDAGTVTPKDVVLAMSISKLPEF
- a CDS encoding metallophosphoesterase; this translates as MRWVVGDIHGMSGPLDVLVRTIQNRDADASFYFTGDYCDRGPDTRGVVDRLIDLAEAGKATCTRGNHDDIFDMILSGESFASGPNLGGTVDEGICDEAARMFWSEGLPETLESYGFTGDGDGRWLDSVREAIPQRHRDFFRSLPGMVDAGDFFVAHAAWPPDYPDDGDQLERDPHLRYESIWGRFGSRQITTPKLWQRPCYSGHTPTDNYLHASELIRQPGSVIFGEALTLLDTGAFMPRGRLSAVCHETRDVVQVHHSGELLS